A genome region from Gopherus flavomarginatus isolate rGopFla2 chromosome 9, rGopFla2.mat.asm, whole genome shotgun sequence includes the following:
- the LOC127058589 gene encoding uncharacterized protein LOC127058589 yields MEGDTLESQDACSQELFSSQEEGSQLQQPLLGEGQAEERVPATLTSRMPVLSTAERLQNLRKKPRKSKDDLLQAVMDHSARENKKLQDWREKESRIRQRNAAARKKSTKQLISILVRQADSIQALIAMQAEHYRASPSLPSQSSFTCAPRSAQNPLPQHPGSYHHQLPPTPVHSPTSPENYDPYPLHSTPITMQYRHPEVQQSLHSTPDMTYSNL; encoded by the exons atggagggagacaccctggagtcccaggacgcatgcagccaggagctcttctcaagccaggaggaaggtagccagttgcagcagccgctacttggtgaaggacaagcagaggagcgggttcccg caaccttgacttCTCGGATGCCTgtgttatcaacagctgaaagactccaaaacctccggaagaagccgcgaaaaagcaaagatgatCTGCttcaagcagttatggatcactctgccagagagaataaaaaactgcaggactggagggaaaaggaaagcaggatccgccagagaaacgcagcagccaggaagaaaagcacaaagcagctgataagcatcctggtgcgccaagcggactctatccaggcgctcatagccatgcaggcagagcactaccgcgccagcccctccctcccgtcccaaagctctttcactTGTGCCCCAaggtcagctcaaaacccccttccccagcatccaggttcttaccaccaccagctgcctccaacacctgtacattcaccaaccagcccggagaactacgacccttaccctctgcactcaacccccatcaccatgcagtataggcatcctgaagtgcagcagtcattgcacagcactccagacatgacatattcaaacctgtga